In Bacillus sp. KH172YL63, one genomic interval encodes:
- a CDS encoding YhgE/Pip domain-containing protein, translated as MRQSFIGSEFKAIFQNKKLLIPILAVLFIPVLYSGMFLWAFWDPYEQLPDLPVAVVNSDQGAEFDGKELHIGSDLVEKLQESGQFDFHFVDKEEGYKNLEKQDYYMLVEIPEDFSENGTTLLEEDPKKLSLKYVPNESFNFLSAQIGDTAMKEIKASLSKSVSETYAETMFEKIQEMGDGFQTASDKAGEINHGAIDLSQGANKLKDNLAVLAEKNVEMTDGVAKTREGAGKLASGSQELSDGVAVMKDKSRQLYKGTQDIQSGMNSLAAGIDKSKAGLEELDAGVDRAVDNTALLQAGSEELAKKIGALKDGADNAKAGAQTIGAGATKLEEELAPFMGSLPEEKQAELQAAIDSIKKGASGLETGTGSLSAGVTGLEGGAYNLADGIGKLNEGQKKLQGGVDQLVAGSVQLDEGSDGLVAGQNTVVEKYGLLNEKLDEVYKGTVGLSTGASELSSGLDQVYSGSTQLADGSKKLADGSSELADGTTKLSDGTGEYAEKLKDAAKEANGVKADDDTYDMMAGPVDVKNEKINHVPNYGTGFAPYFLSLGLFVGALLISIVYPLREPSDRPSSGMSWFLGKFTVLTTVGVIQSLIAAAILLFGLGLEVESVPLFLLSTIITSLTFLALIQMLVTVLGDPGRFVAIIILILQLTTSAGTFPLELIPTALQPISAALPMTYSVAAFKSVISSGDYAFMWQNLWILLGYFIVFVTLTSVFFIGLFKKQYSKTIEA; from the coding sequence ATGAGACAATCATTTATTGGTTCAGAATTCAAAGCGATTTTCCAAAATAAAAAGTTGCTCATTCCGATACTCGCGGTACTGTTTATACCCGTGTTATACAGCGGTATGTTTCTGTGGGCATTCTGGGATCCATACGAGCAGCTGCCTGATCTTCCGGTAGCGGTTGTGAACAGCGATCAGGGTGCTGAGTTTGACGGAAAGGAATTGCATATCGGATCTGATCTCGTGGAGAAATTACAGGAAAGCGGTCAATTCGATTTCCATTTCGTTGATAAAGAAGAAGGATATAAGAATCTTGAGAAACAGGACTATTACATGCTTGTAGAGATTCCTGAGGATTTCTCTGAAAATGGGACGACGCTGTTAGAAGAGGACCCGAAGAAGCTTTCACTAAAGTATGTACCGAATGAAAGCTTTAACTTTCTTTCCGCCCAAATCGGAGATACGGCGATGAAAGAAATCAAGGCGAGTCTTTCAAAATCCGTTTCAGAAACGTATGCTGAAACGATGTTCGAGAAAATCCAGGAAATGGGGGATGGTTTCCAGACGGCAAGTGATAAAGCCGGTGAAATCAATCATGGTGCCATTGATCTTTCTCAAGGTGCCAACAAACTGAAGGACAATCTGGCTGTCCTTGCTGAAAAAAATGTAGAGATGACTGACGGTGTGGCGAAGACCCGTGAAGGAGCCGGGAAGCTGGCAAGTGGTTCTCAGGAATTATCTGATGGAGTGGCCGTCATGAAGGACAAATCCCGGCAGTTGTACAAAGGGACGCAGGACATCCAATCGGGGATGAATTCCCTGGCAGCCGGTATCGATAAAAGTAAGGCAGGTTTGGAGGAGCTTGATGCCGGAGTTGACCGTGCAGTGGACAATACGGCTTTATTGCAGGCGGGATCTGAAGAACTTGCAAAGAAAATCGGTGCGCTGAAAGACGGCGCAGACAATGCAAAAGCAGGAGCACAGACAATCGGAGCGGGTGCGACAAAGCTTGAAGAAGAACTGGCTCCATTCATGGGCAGTCTGCCTGAAGAGAAACAGGCGGAATTACAGGCTGCCATCGACAGTATTAAAAAGGGTGCATCGGGCCTTGAAACGGGTACCGGGTCATTGAGTGCAGGAGTGACCGGCCTGGAGGGCGGAGCATATAACCTGGCTGATGGCATCGGGAAATTAAACGAAGGTCAAAAGAAACTCCAAGGTGGGGTAGATCAGCTTGTGGCAGGTTCAGTCCAGCTTGACGAAGGCTCGGACGGGCTCGTGGCAGGACAGAACACCGTTGTTGAAAAATACGGATTATTAAATGAAAAGCTTGACGAGGTATATAAGGGGACAGTCGGACTCTCAACTGGTGCGAGTGAATTAAGTTCAGGGCTGGACCAGGTATACAGCGGCTCGACGCAGCTTGCAGATGGTTCGAAAAAGCTTGCAGACGGTTCTAGTGAGCTGGCAGATGGAACAACGAAGCTGTCAGACGGAACTGGAGAATATGCCGAGAAATTAAAAGATGCTGCCAAAGAGGCGAACGGTGTCAAAGCAGATGATGACACGTACGACATGATGGCAGGTCCGGTGGATGTGAAAAATGAGAAAATCAATCATGTTCCCAACTACGGAACCGGGTTTGCTCCCTATTTCTTATCACTCGGACTGTTCGTCGGAGCACTGTTGATCTCGATTGTGTATCCGCTGAGAGAACCATCCGACCGCCCATCAAGCGGCATGAGTTGGTTCCTTGGTAAGTTTACGGTCCTTACGACAGTAGGGGTCATTCAATCATTGATCGCTGCAGCGATTCTGCTCTTTGGGTTGGGGCTTGAAGTGGAAAGTGTTCCTTTATTCTTACTTTCTACAATCATCACAAGTCTCACATTCCTCGCTCTCATTCAGATGCTTGTGACGGTCCTTGGCGATCCGGGACGATTCGTTGCAATCATCATCTTGATTCTGCAATTAACAACGAGCGCAGGGACATTCCCGCTTGAATTGATTCCGACGGCACTTCAACCGATCAGTGCCGCATTACCGATGACGTATTCCGTGGCGGCATTCAAGTCTGTCATCTCCAGCGGTGACTATGCTTTCATGTGGCAAAATCTTTGGATCCTGCTTGGGTATTTCATCGTATTTGTCACTCTGACCTCGGTGTTCTTTATCGGATTATTCAAGAAGCAGTATTCGAAAACAATAGAAGCATAA
- a CDS encoding FixH family protein: protein MKKASLIMFMGLLALLMTACGNADEHNGANEDNQLKPIEAKLDVPATGKKGETISLSTTVTQGDENVEDAGEVKYEIWQDGHKEESEMIEAKHEKGGIYKAEKSFGEDGMYTVQVHVTARDMHTMPKAQIAIGEVEAGEHEEAGDDHHHGDHESTVAIHLMKPDKMTAGEETGLMVHVEEEGSALEDAEVRFEIYQDGQEKHEWVDLTSTEAGKYSGSYTFPEKGTYTVQVHVTKGEAIHEHIMEMVDVK, encoded by the coding sequence ATGAAGAAGGCAAGCTTGATCATGTTTATGGGGTTACTTGCACTATTGATGACGGCATGCGGAAATGCCGATGAACATAACGGGGCAAATGAAGACAATCAGCTGAAACCGATCGAGGCGAAATTGGATGTTCCTGCAACAGGCAAAAAGGGTGAAACCATTTCCCTTTCTACAACAGTCACACAAGGCGATGAAAACGTAGAGGATGCCGGCGAAGTGAAATATGAAATATGGCAGGATGGTCATAAGGAAGAAAGTGAAATGATTGAAGCGAAACATGAAAAAGGCGGGATATACAAGGCAGAAAAGTCGTTCGGGGAAGACGGTATGTATACAGTACAGGTTCATGTGACCGCTCGTGACATGCATACGATGCCTAAAGCGCAAATTGCGATTGGTGAAGTGGAAGCCGGTGAGCACGAGGAAGCCGGGGATGACCACCATCACGGCGACCATGAAAGCACAGTCGCGATTCATCTCATGAAGCCTGACAAAATGACAGCAGGGGAAGAAACCGGACTGATGGTGCATGTTGAGGAGGAAGGAAGTGCCTTGGAAGATGCCGAGGTGCGCTTTGAAATTTATCAGGACGGTCAGGAAAAGCATGAATGGGTCGATCTCACATCAACTGAAGCCGGCAAGTACAGCGGCTCTTATACCTTCCCTGAAAAAGGCACATATACTGTCCAGGTACATGTCACCAAAGGAGAAGCCATCCACGAACATATCATGGAAATGGTGGATGTAAAATAA
- the yhfH gene encoding protein YhfH yields the protein MVKNIMEFFRNLPPKSCAQCGDTIEEQHECYGIYCEKCTTDYEY from the coding sequence ATGGTAAAAAATATTATGGAGTTCTTTCGGAATTTGCCGCCTAAGTCTTGTGCACAGTGTGGAGATACAATTGAGGAGCAGCATGAATGCTACGGCATTTATTGCGAGAAATGTACGACTGATTACGAATACTGA
- a CDS encoding MBL fold metallo-hydrolase, with amino-acid sequence MKLTIIGHWGGYPKAGEASTGYLLEHDGFKLLIDCGSGVLSHLQRHIEATDLDAVLLSHYHPDHTADIGVLQHALLIQFFLGKNSGTLPVYAHRGDESGYGAITYKNLMKAHEYKEDSTLTIGPFTVTFVKTKHPVPCYGMRIEADGQSLFYTADSAYREAFIPFGKDVDVLLCECNFYGGMDASNAGHMTSLEAGTLARITNAGKLILTHLPHFGDLNQLVTEAKTNYDGDVLLAEKDMEVII; translated from the coding sequence ATGAAGCTGACCATCATCGGCCATTGGGGCGGTTATCCGAAGGCCGGAGAAGCCAGCACAGGTTATTTGCTGGAGCATGACGGCTTTAAGCTGTTGATTGACTGCGGGAGCGGGGTGCTGTCCCATCTGCAGCGTCATATAGAAGCAACCGATCTGGATGCTGTATTATTGTCCCACTATCACCCGGATCACACAGCGGATATCGGTGTACTACAACACGCATTATTGATTCAATTTTTCCTTGGGAAGAACAGCGGGACCCTTCCCGTATACGCCCATCGGGGGGATGAATCGGGCTATGGCGCCATTACATATAAGAATCTGATGAAAGCACATGAATACAAGGAGGATTCAACTTTAACGATCGGCCCTTTCACGGTCACATTCGTGAAAACGAAACATCCGGTACCATGCTACGGGATGAGAATCGAAGCTGACGGGCAATCGCTGTTTTACACAGCCGATTCCGCCTACCGTGAAGCTTTCATTCCGTTCGGTAAAGATGTTGATGTACTTCTTTGTGAGTGTAATTTTTACGGAGGGATGGATGCATCGAATGCCGGTCATATGACGAGTCTCGAAGCGGGGACCCTTGCCCGGATAACGAATGCCGGAAAACTGATCCTGACCCATCTCCCTCATTTCGGGGATCTCAATCAGCTCGTGACAGAAGCGAAAACCAATTATGACGGCGACGTACTGTTGGCGGAGAAAGATATGGAAGTCATCATTTAG
- a CDS encoding lipoate--protein ligase, translating to MLFIDNKGITDPRINLAIEEYALKNLDINESYLLFYINEPSIIIGKNQNTIEEINTEYVDSEGLHVVRRLSGGGAVYHDLGNLNFSFITKDDGESFHNFKKFTEPVVTALHKLGVKAELSGRNDIIAEGRKISGNAQFSTKGRMFSHGTLLFDSEMENVVSALRVKKDKIESKGIKSIRSRVANISEFLTKEMTIEEFRATLLDYIFDGNDVEEYVLSEEDWKNIHELSEERYGNWDWNYGKSPKFNLQHSHRFPIGSIDVRLEVNKGRIDSCKIFGDFFGVGNVEEVEEKLTGIRYERKDIAEALDGVDIQHYFGNVSKEEFVDLVY from the coding sequence ATGTTATTTATCGATAATAAAGGGATCACAGATCCCCGCATCAACCTGGCTATAGAAGAATATGCGCTCAAGAACCTGGATATTAATGAGAGTTACCTATTGTTTTACATCAATGAGCCTTCCATCATCATCGGAAAGAATCAAAATACGATCGAAGAGATCAACACTGAGTATGTGGATAGTGAAGGTCTTCATGTCGTACGCCGTCTTTCCGGTGGAGGAGCCGTATACCATGATCTGGGGAACTTGAACTTCAGCTTCATCACCAAGGATGACGGAGAGAGCTTTCACAATTTCAAGAAATTCACAGAGCCTGTCGTCACCGCCCTTCACAAACTGGGCGTGAAAGCGGAATTGAGCGGGCGCAATGACATCATCGCCGAAGGAAGAAAGATTTCCGGAAATGCACAATTTTCGACAAAGGGACGCATGTTCAGCCACGGAACATTATTATTCGATTCAGAGATGGAAAACGTCGTATCTGCACTCAGGGTGAAAAAGGACAAAATCGAATCAAAGGGGATCAAATCGATCCGCAGCCGCGTCGCCAACATTTCTGAATTCCTGACAAAGGAAATGACGATCGAAGAGTTCCGCGCCACATTGCTAGATTATATATTCGATGGAAATGATGTAGAGGAATATGTGCTTTCGGAAGAAGACTGGAAGAACATCCATGAGCTGTCTGAAGAGCGCTACGGGAACTGGGATTGGAACTACGGGAAGTCCCCTAAATTCAATCTTCAGCACTCCCACCGATTCCCGATCGGTTCGATTGATGTCCGTCTTGAAGTGAACAAAGGAAGAATCGACTCCTGTAAGATATTTGGTGACTTCTTCGGTGTCGGGAATGTGGAAGAAGTGGAAGAAAAGCTGACAGGTATCCGTTACGAGAGAAAAGATATAGCCGAGGCACTCGACGGTGTTGACATCCAGCACTATTTCGGGAATGTATCAAAGGAAGAATTCGTGGACCTGGTCTACTGA
- a CDS encoding fatty acid--CoA ligase family protein has translation MNISTVLDQIAQEKADKTAYHFLHTSSTYGELNGAVSKFASGLKRLGLSKGDHIALVLGNSPHFVIGLYGALRLGLKVIPINPIYTPDEIGYILKNGDVKAIVTLDLLVPLIEKMQHALSDVDHFILCESGDERAKGIDLEKLSLAYPKMKSFTSILSQGDPTFKGEDVDEDEVAIILYTSGTTGKPKGAMLTHKNIYSNATDVGSYLKMNEDDTVITALPMFHVFCLTVVLNAPLMTGATLLIVPRFSPKAIFDLSKAHRPTVFAGVPTMYNFLFQYPEGNPEDLSSLRLCISGGASLPVALLKNFEKKFNVMISEGYGLSEASPVTCFNPLDRPRKPGSIGTSIMNLENKVVDEMGDEVPVGQVGELIVKGPNVMKGYYKMEEETAATIRDGWLYTGDLARMDEEGYFYIVDRKKELIIVGGYNVYPREVEEVLYNHPGIVEAAVIGVPHPELGEAVSSYVVKSDPSLTEEDVLAYCKEHLAKYKWPASIEFIDELPKNTTGKILRRALKEQVLQA, from the coding sequence ATGAATATTTCTACCGTGTTAGACCAAATCGCCCAAGAGAAAGCAGATAAAACGGCGTATCACTTTCTTCACACCTCCAGTACATATGGGGAGTTAAATGGGGCCGTATCGAAATTTGCAAGCGGCCTTAAGCGGTTGGGTTTAAGCAAAGGGGATCACATCGCACTGGTATTGGGGAATTCGCCGCATTTCGTCATTGGGTTGTATGGTGCATTGCGCCTCGGATTAAAGGTCATTCCGATCAATCCGATCTACACCCCCGATGAAATAGGCTACATCTTGAAAAATGGGGATGTCAAAGCAATCGTCACACTCGATTTACTTGTTCCATTGATCGAGAAGATGCAGCATGCTTTATCCGATGTCGACCATTTCATCCTGTGTGAATCAGGAGATGAAAGGGCAAAGGGGATCGACCTTGAAAAGCTTTCCCTTGCATACCCTAAAATGAAATCGTTTACAAGTATTCTGAGTCAAGGAGATCCCACGTTCAAAGGGGAAGACGTGGATGAAGACGAAGTCGCCATCATCCTTTACACCTCGGGAACGACCGGGAAACCGAAAGGCGCAATGCTGACACATAAGAACATTTATTCAAATGCCACCGATGTGGGCAGCTATCTGAAGATGAATGAAGATGATACGGTCATCACGGCACTGCCGATGTTTCATGTGTTTTGTTTGACGGTGGTACTGAATGCGCCGTTAATGACCGGGGCGACGTTACTGATTGTACCCCGCTTCAGTCCGAAGGCCATCTTTGATCTGTCGAAGGCTCATCGTCCGACTGTATTCGCCGGTGTGCCGACGATGTACAATTTCTTATTTCAGTATCCGGAAGGGAATCCAGAAGATTTATCGTCACTCCGCCTCTGTATTTCCGGCGGGGCTTCGTTGCCTGTTGCGCTCTTGAAAAACTTCGAAAAGAAATTCAACGTGATGATCTCGGAAGGGTATGGCCTATCGGAAGCGTCACCTGTCACCTGCTTCAACCCGCTGGACCGACCAAGAAAGCCAGGCTCCATCGGAACGTCGATCATGAATCTTGAGAACAAGGTTGTCGATGAAATGGGCGATGAGGTGCCGGTCGGACAGGTTGGGGAACTGATCGTCAAAGGACCGAATGTCATGAAGGGGTACTACAAGATGGAAGAAGAAACGGCCGCCACGATCCGTGATGGATGGCTGTACACCGGAGATCTTGCCCGGATGGATGAAGAAGGCTATTTCTACATCGTGGACAGAAAGAAAGAGCTGATCATCGTCGGCGGATACAACGTGTATCCACGTGAAGTGGAAGAAGTGTTATACAATCACCCTGGCATCGTCGAAGCAGCCGTCATCGGCGTCCCTCACCCTGAGCTTGGTGAAGCGGTCAGCAGCTATGTTGTCAAAAGCGATCCATCTTTAACGGAAGAAGATGTGCTTGCTTATTGCAAGGAGCATCTTGCCAAATATAAATGGCCGGCGTCGATCGAATTCATAGATGAGCTTCCGAAAAATACGACAGGGAAAATCCTGAGGAGAGCCCTGAAAGAACAAGTGCTTCAGGCATAG
- a CDS encoding enoyl-CoA hydratase-related protein: MESILLEQKGNVATVTINRPDAMNAFNYDTLNELQQVVEALRINPDVRVVIFTGSGEKAFSVGADLKERKTLTEQQVIRNVYKIGEVFQSVSTLPQPTIAAMNGYAFGGGMELALACDFRIAVEGTTMGLTETSLAIIPGAGGTQRLPRLIGESKALELILTAKRLSSEEALNIGLVTKVVEKENFMGEVHAFVEPMLSNGPVALQQAKFAVKNGMNADLQTGLQIERKAYEITIPTEDRVEALLAFSQKRKPEFKGK, encoded by the coding sequence ATGGAATCCATACTTCTAGAACAAAAAGGCAACGTCGCAACCGTCACGATCAATCGTCCGGATGCGATGAATGCCTTTAATTATGATACGCTGAATGAGCTTCAGCAAGTTGTCGAGGCGCTGCGGATCAATCCGGATGTCAGGGTCGTCATCTTTACGGGCAGCGGAGAGAAAGCCTTCTCTGTCGGAGCCGATTTGAAGGAAAGAAAAACCCTGACCGAGCAGCAGGTCATCCGGAATGTCTACAAAATCGGTGAAGTGTTCCAATCGGTCTCCACCCTTCCGCAGCCGACAATCGCTGCCATGAACGGCTATGCTTTCGGCGGAGGAATGGAGCTCGCACTTGCCTGTGACTTCCGGATCGCCGTTGAAGGGACCACAATGGGACTCACTGAAACGAGTCTCGCCATCATACCTGGAGCAGGAGGTACGCAGCGTCTGCCACGATTGATCGGAGAATCAAAAGCGCTTGAACTGATTCTGACGGCAAAACGATTGAGCTCGGAAGAAGCATTGAATATCGGACTCGTCACAAAAGTAGTAGAAAAAGAGAACTTCATGGGTGAAGTCCATGCCTTTGTAGAACCGATGCTGTCGAACGGTCCGGTTGCCCTGCAGCAGGCTAAATTCGCCGTAAAAAACGGGATGAACGCTGATTTGCAGACTGGATTGCAGATTGAAAGAAAAGCATATGAAATCACCATCCCCACTGAAGACCGTGTGGAGGCGTTACTGGCATTCAGCCAAAAGCGAAAGCCTGAATTCAAGGGGAAATAA
- a CDS encoding zinc-dependent alcohol dehydrogenase — MKKKSLVLTGKQQLEWRVKTIPPMKEDEILIKTMAGAISIGAELPQYDECDLTEPAPSYPKETGYESYGEVIGVGDGVEKIKAGDRVVAFYGHSDYGIVKAAKVIPVPEEMPSADALLIILSCDAGKGALKLNPSKDETVLISGGGTMGLLTLHFLKEHLGVTKIDVIEPDRNRGRLAKSFGAHTVFLNGDEIPGDHYDYGVECSGRNDAFHTLQKAMKHEGAICILSDGNKETFTLHPDFYRKELKAVGSSDGWDYHRHAAWYADAVKRSDGGLRSIFEKVISSHELISCFEELSSGKRNPVKVLVEY, encoded by the coding sequence ATGAAGAAGAAATCGCTTGTATTAACGGGAAAGCAGCAGCTCGAATGGCGGGTGAAAACCATCCCTCCCATGAAAGAAGATGAAATCCTCATCAAAACGATGGCAGGTGCCATCAGCATCGGGGCTGAACTCCCTCAATATGATGAATGTGATCTCACTGAGCCTGCACCTTCCTACCCGAAAGAGACCGGTTATGAAAGTTACGGGGAAGTGATCGGTGTCGGTGACGGAGTGGAGAAGATCAAGGCCGGTGACCGGGTCGTGGCATTCTATGGACATAGTGATTACGGGATTGTGAAAGCGGCTAAAGTCATCCCTGTTCCAGAAGAGATGCCTTCTGCAGACGCGCTGCTCATCATTTTGTCATGTGATGCCGGCAAAGGAGCGTTAAAGCTGAATCCATCCAAGGATGAGACCGTCCTCATTTCTGGTGGAGGCACAATGGGGCTCTTGACCCTTCACTTCTTGAAGGAGCATCTCGGCGTGACAAAGATTGATGTAATCGAACCAGATAGGAATAGGGGAAGGCTGGCAAAATCATTCGGTGCTCATACCGTGTTTTTGAATGGGGACGAGATCCCCGGTGATCATTACGATTATGGTGTGGAATGTTCAGGGAGAAACGATGCTTTCCACACCCTTCAAAAGGCGATGAAACATGAAGGGGCGATCTGTATCCTTTCTGACGGCAATAAGGAAACGTTCACCCTTCACCCTGATTTCTACCGCAAAGAGCTCAAAGCAGTGGGGTCGAGTGACGGATGGGATTATCATCGCCATGCAGCATGGTATGCTGATGCGGTAAAAAGAAGTGATGGGGGCTTGCGCAGCATTTTTGAGAAAGTGATTTCTTCTCATGAACTTATCTCATGCTTTGAAGAATTGAGCAGTGGCAAGAGAAATCCTGTGAAGGTCCTTGTGGAGTATTGA
- a CDS encoding nuclear transport factor 2 family protein, whose product MEDENKTDDQMLKKHIQFLEEALLDPGVRTDRESLERLLAESFIEFGSSGTVWKRKDCLGESGLSVRNFHLYDFNLESLADNVVLATYRLHDRTRGQHTLRSSIWKAADGGWQMCFHQGTVTDQNEFL is encoded by the coding sequence ATGGAAGATGAAAATAAGACAGATGATCAGATGTTAAAGAAGCATATTCAATTTCTTGAAGAAGCCCTTCTTGATCCTGGGGTCCGTACCGATCGTGAGTCATTGGAGCGGCTGCTGGCTGAAAGTTTTATCGAATTCGGGAGTTCCGGTACCGTATGGAAAAGAAAAGACTGCCTGGGGGAAAGCGGGCTCAGCGTCAGAAACTTTCATCTCTATGATTTCAACCTCGAATCCTTGGCTGACAACGTCGTCCTCGCAACCTATCGATTGCATGATAGGACAAGAGGGCAGCACACTTTACGCAGTTCTATATGGAAAGCAGCCGATGGAGGGTGGCAGATGTGTTTTCATCAGGGGACTGTTACCGATCAAAATGAATTCCTTTGA
- a CDS encoding AEC family transporter produces MDVILIVLPALLVFAVGYVGQKKLGFEINSISKMAIYLMYPFLAFKTFYENELNMDYAYIFLFCIGLCLILILAIKIVAKIRNYPKPKVSAMILSGVFMNSGNYGVPIILFGFGELGFRYAVIMMVIQSFLMNTIGLYYAISGSGQARGSKDIWVKIATMPILHGAALGLAFQLLNVHVPLFLHQTIDLISQATIPTIMVVLGMQLATLGGKKVERSALSFIVIMRMVASPVLALLLVSLLPISSTLGSILIILASMPTAANTTMFSLQFNTEPDLVSASTLVTTLMSIVTIPIMLALVS; encoded by the coding sequence ATGGATGTAATTTTGATTGTGCTGCCGGCATTGCTTGTGTTTGCCGTTGGATATGTCGGTCAGAAGAAGCTTGGTTTCGAGATCAATTCTATTTCGAAGATGGCCATTTATTTAATGTATCCGTTCCTGGCTTTCAAGACCTTTTATGAAAATGAACTCAATATGGATTACGCTTATATTTTTCTCTTTTGCATCGGTCTGTGTCTGATCTTGATCCTTGCGATTAAAATCGTCGCCAAGATCAGGAATTATCCCAAACCGAAAGTCTCTGCCATGATTCTTTCAGGTGTGTTCATGAATTCGGGGAACTATGGGGTTCCGATCATCCTGTTCGGTTTCGGGGAGCTTGGTTTCCGGTATGCGGTCATCATGATGGTCATTCAGTCATTCCTCATGAATACGATCGGGTTATACTATGCGATCAGCGGAAGTGGACAGGCGAGGGGTTCGAAGGATATTTGGGTGAAGATCGCCACTATGCCGATCCTCCATGGTGCTGCGCTGGGTCTTGCTTTCCAGCTGCTGAATGTCCATGTGCCATTATTTCTGCATCAAACAATTGATTTGATCTCACAGGCGACAATTCCGACAATCATGGTGGTGCTCGGGATGCAGCTGGCTACTTTAGGCGGGAAGAAGGTGGAACGAAGTGCACTTTCCTTCATAGTCATCATGCGGATGGTGGCATCGCCGGTTCTTGCACTTCTACTTGTTTCACTGCTGCCGATTTCATCCACATTGGGGTCGATCCTCATTATTTTGGCAAGCATGCCGACTGCAGCAAACACGACGATGTTTTCCCTCCAGTTCAACACAGAGCCGGATTTAGTATCAGCAAGCACACTCGTCACTACACTCATGAGCATAGTGACGATTCCAATCATGCTTGCACTTGTGTCTTAA
- a CDS encoding YeeE/YedE family protein — translation MSGYVQPINEQKGPQKQSTELNAPQMPLVAGGIIVTAVLGLYLLFTQEISQTVLLLLGLLLGYTLFHARFGFTSAFRRVMSVGNGQALRAHMLMLAVAVTLFAPILATGFTFFGGEAAGYVAPVGVSLFVGAFLFGIGMQLGGGCASGTLYAIGGGRSVMFITLLFFIVGATVGAYHLPFWTQELPSFAPVSLATSTGLGYFGAWVVSLLFFALVAWTTLRIEKKKNPPRMAALPSTKGWKRVLRGSWPMFTAGIVLAVLNALTLMTRGNPWGITSAFALWGSKVADVFGVDVAGWGYWSGANAEALQASIMADSTTVLNFGVILGAFLASAAGGLFRFNKITGKNAMASVIGGLLMGYGARLAFGCNIGAYFGGIASFSLHGYIWGILALAGTFLALYLRPLFGLSVPKPKDTFC, via the coding sequence ATGTCTGGCTATGTTCAACCTATCAATGAACAAAAAGGACCCCAGAAGCAAAGTACGGAATTGAATGCACCACAGATGCCATTGGTGGCTGGTGGAATCATCGTCACTGCGGTTCTGGGCCTATATCTTTTATTCACACAAGAAATCTCCCAGACCGTCTTGCTACTTCTTGGGTTGCTGTTAGGATATACATTATTCCACGCCCGATTCGGCTTCACTTCAGCGTTCCGGAGAGTGATGTCAGTAGGGAACGGACAGGCGTTGCGCGCCCATATGCTCATGCTTGCCGTTGCAGTAACGCTGTTTGCACCGATCCTTGCGACAGGCTTCACATTCTTTGGCGGTGAAGCGGCAGGATATGTGGCGCCGGTCGGTGTCAGCTTGTTTGTAGGAGCCTTCCTGTTCGGAATCGGCATGCAGCTTGGAGGCGGATGTGCGTCAGGTACCCTGTATGCGATCGGCGGGGGACGTTCTGTGATGTTCATTACTCTGTTGTTCTTCATCGTAGGAGCGACTGTCGGTGCTTATCACCTTCCGTTTTGGACACAGGAACTGCCATCATTTGCACCTGTTTCATTGGCAACGTCCACTGGCTTGGGGTACTTTGGTGCCTGGGTCGTTTCCCTATTATTCTTTGCACTGGTAGCGTGGACCACGCTGCGAATTGAAAAGAAGAAGAATCCTCCCCGTATGGCGGCACTTCCATCAACGAAAGGATGGAAGAGGGTGTTACGCGGATCATGGCCGATGTTTACCGCAGGGATCGTCCTTGCTGTCTTGAATGCCCTCACCCTCATGACAAGGGGAAACCCTTGGGGGATCACGTCTGCCTTCGCCCTTTGGGGATCTAAAGTCGCAGATGTATTCGGTGTAGATGTTGCGGGCTGGGGCTACTGGTCTGGCGCCAATGCCGAGGCACTTCAGGCTTCAATCATGGCCGACTCGACCACTGTCCTGAACTTCGGTGTCATCCTGGGTGCATTTCTTGCATCGGCTGCAGGCGGATTATTCCGATTCAATAAAATCACCGGTAAAAATGCGATGGCATCAGTCATCGGTGGCCTGTTGATGGGGTATGGTGCACGCCTTGCATTCGGATGTAATATCGGGGCGTACTTCGGTGGAATCGCATCCTTCAGCCTTCATGGCTACATCTGGGGAATCCTTGCCCTTGCAGGTACATTCCTGGCTCTGTATCTCCGACCGCTCTTTGGGTTGTCGGTACCAAAGCCGAAGGATACATTTTGCTGA